One genomic region from Cyclopterus lumpus isolate fCycLum1 chromosome 20, fCycLum1.pri, whole genome shotgun sequence encodes:
- the cngb3.1 gene encoding cyclic nucleotide-gated cation channel beta-3: protein MGAPEPPPAQEEPSTPPPPAKEEKPPETKEEKEQPKKGEEKKEEVKTGEDKKEEEKKEEVKKEEVSKKEEPTPGPAPAAPAGAPASGPAPAAPAGAPAGASANPDGAEGEEAPPPPPPPVVYNREVDDMLRSIINKLREQTAVLKDKSIDPYATSPEITPPVTPILKKEDYLRMKEEERIAKEEADKKKAEVDAKKAEEKKIKDEEKRLDAEKKAEEARLEEEAKKKAKFFTNIIVSFFDTLLQPIENKMDGVLGQTLDPLDRRYIAWLSLVGLAFNYNVWFCTARLAFPYHNETNNPYWIFFDILSDVVNVIDIIIWQPRLQFVKAGDVVKSRPMAKVHYRESQKLKIHIFSIIPFDLLCLHFKFSTIYRVNRFIRIESFFEFSDRLESIMAKAYIWRVIRTTGYLLYALHLNSCAYFVASVYQGIKSTTWVYDGEGTAYLRCYYFAVRSLINIGGLPEPVTTFEISFQMANFFIGVFVFSSLIGQMRDVIGAATAGKTYFRASMDGCVDYMNTYGIPKSVQNRVRTWYNYTWAAQGMLDESELLDKMPLVMRTAIAVDINLTTFQKIALFQGCDQQMLVDMLLRLKSIVYLPGDFVVKKGDIGKEMYVIKSGAVQVVGGPDNSIVFVTLKAGCVFGEISLLQSAKDGGNRRTANVKAHGFANLFVLEKKDLFDILVHYPESQKVLARKGRKLTKSKGPPPAKTKEEKQPGFALLGQKTETPKLIRLLTNFRKLKLLSQET, encoded by the exons ATGGGGGCTCCTGAGCCTCCCCCTGCCCAAGAAGAGCCTTCTACCCCACCTCCACCAGCTAAG gaAGAAAAGCCCCCTGAAacgaaggaggagaaagagcagCCAAAGAaaggggaggaaaagaaagaagaagtgaaGACAGGGGAggacaaaaaagaagaggagaagaaagaggaagtgaagaaagaagaagtgtCCAAGAAGGAAGAACCAACACCAG GACCAGCCCCAGCTGCTCCTGCCGGTGCTCCTGCCTCAGGACCAGCCCCAGCTGCTCCTGCCGGTGCTCCTGCCGGTGCTTCTGCCAACCCAGATGGAGCTGAAGG TGAAGaggccccccctccccctcctccacctgttgTCTACAACCGGGAAGTAGATGATATGCTCAGAAGTATAATCAATAAGTTAAGAGAGCAGACAGCGGTTCTCAAGGACAAATCCATAGACCCGTATGCCACTTCGCCAGAAATCACCCCGCCCGTCA CGCCTATTCTAAAGAAGGAGGACTACCTCCGGATGAAGGAAGAGGAGCGAATAGCAAAAGAAGAGGCGGATAAAAAGAAGGCGGAAGTGGACGCCAAAAaggcagaggagaagaagataaagGACGAGGAGAAAAGGCTGGATGCGGAGAAGAAAGCAGAGGAGgcgaggctggaggaggaggccaagaAGAAAGCAAAGTTCTTCACGAACATCATCGTCTCCTTCTTCGACACCCTCTTACAGCCAATCGAGAACAAGATGGATGGCGTACTGGGACAGACCCTAGATCCCTTAG ATCGTCGGTACATTGCCTGGTTGTCCCTGGTAGGGTTGGCATTCAACTACAACGTTTGGTTTTGCACGGCGCGGTTGGCCTTCCCTTACCATAATGAAACCAACAACCCCTACTGGATATTTTTCGACATTCTGAGTGACGTAGTGAACGTTATTGACATCATTATTTGGCAGCCCCGACTGCAGTTTGTCAAAGCCGGGGACGTCGTT AAAAGCAGACCTATGGCTAAGGTGCATTATCGGGAATCACAAAAATTGAAG ATTCATATCTTCAGCATCATCCCTTTTGACCTTCTATGCCTGCACTTTAAATTCTCCACCATATACCGAGTCAACCGCTTTATCCGG ATTGAGTCCTTCTTTGAGTTTAGCGATCGACTTGAGAGCATCATGGCCAAGGCCTACATCTGGAG GGTGATTCGCACCACAGGTTACCTGCTCTACGCCCTCCACCTCAACAGCTGTGCATACTTCGTGGCCTCCGTGTACCAGGGTATTAAATCGACCACATGGGTTTATGATGGAGAGGGCACTGC GTACCTGCGTTGTTACTACTTTGCAGTCCGCAGTCTCATCAACATCGGTGGTCTTCCAGAGCCTGTAACCACCTTTGAGATAAGTTTTCAGATGGCCAACTTTTTCATTGGCGTCTTTGTGTTCTCTAGTTTGATTGGACAG ATGAGAGACGTCATaggagcagcaacagcaggTAAAACATATTTCAGGGCATCGATGGATGGCTGCGTTGACTACATGAATACCTACGGGATTCCCAAAAGTGTCCAGAATAGAGTCCGGACCTGGTACAACTACACCTGGGCAGCTCAGGGCATGCTGG ACGAGTCTGAGCTGCTGGATAAGATGCCTCTGGTGATGAGAACTGCCATCGCCGTGGACATCAACCTGACCACCTTCCAGAAGATCGCACTGTTTCAG GGCTGTGACCAGCAGATGCTGGTGGACATGTTGCTGAGGCTCAAGTCAATTGTCTATCTACCTGGAGACTTTGTCGTGAAGAAA GGCGACATCGGCAAAGAGATGTACGTCATCAAAAGTGGAGCGGTGCAGGTGGTGGGAGGACCTGACAACAGCATCGTGTTCGTCACACTGAAGGCCGGCTGCGTGTTCGGAGAAATCAG TTTACTACAGTCGGCcaaagatggaggaaacagGCGCACAGCTAATGTGAAGGCGCATGGCTTTGCTAACCTGTTTGTCCTGGAGAAGAAGGACTTGTTTGATATCCTCGTCCACTACCCAGAGTCTCAGAAAGTGTTGGCCAGAAAGGGAAG GAAACTTACCAAATCCAAAGGCCCTCCACCTGCCAAAACCAAAGAGGAGAAGCAACCAGGTTTTGCATTGCTTggacaaaaaacagaaacaccGAAACTAATTCGACTTCTTACCAATTTCCGCAAATTGAAGCTTCTCTCTCAAG AAACATGA
- the LOC117749495 gene encoding cyclic nucleotide-gated cation channel beta-3-like, translating into MSFSIFRQESAPPPPAPIVINKYSDERLRFIVKSMSERLELYKEKVTDQYASSPEISPPVTEAKEEKKEEKGLKTKLKEAAWYSVDIVLKPMEALMDPVLGNTIDPFTDRRYIAWLSLVTMAFNYNTWFLTARLCFPYHTESAMPYWFAMDTLADLIYLTDSIFFQARKQFVKGGDIIKDREVTKNNYRNSDRFLLDTISAMPFDLLYFQFGFKSIFRFNRLLKADTFFEFSDRLESIMTKAYIWRVIRTIGYLLFMLHINACLYYVASDYQGIGGTKWVYSGLGSAYLRCYYYAVRSLINIGGLNEPHTVFEITFQMTNFVVAVFVFSSLIGQMRDVIGAATAGQTYFRSSMDGTVDYMVNNHIPSLVQNRVRTWYTYTWDAQGMLDESELLDKMPLVMRTAIAVDINLTTFQKIDLFKGCDQQILVDMLLRLKSIVYLPGDFVVKKGDIGKEMYVIKSGAVQVVGGPDNSIVFVTLKAGCVFGEISLLQSSKDGGNRRTANVKAYGFANLFVLEKKDLFDILVHYPESRKVLARKGKKLMKAKGPAAAKAEEEKKKGLALSGPRPPTP; encoded by the exons ATGTCATTTTCCATCTTCAGACAAGAGTCGGCCCCTCCCCCGCCTGCTCCCATCGTCATCAACAAGTATTCAGACGAGCGGCTCAGATTCATAGTGAAATCCATGAGTGAGAGACTGGAGCTCTACAAGGAGAAAGTGACTGATCAAtatgcttcctccccagagatCAGCCCTCCTGTCA CGGAGgccaaagaggagaaaaaagaggagaagggtTTGAAGACCAAGTTAAAAGAGGCCGCCTGGTATTCGGTGGACATTGTGCTGAAGCCAATGGAGGCCCTGATGGACCCGGTGCTGGGGAATACCATCGACCCTTTCACAGACCGCCGCTACATCGCCTGGTTGAGCTTGGTGACGATGGCCTTTAACTACAACACCTGGTTCCTCACGGCCCGCCTGTGTTTCCCGTACCACACCGAGAGCGCCATGCCTTACTGGTTCGCCATGGATACGCTGGCCGACCTCATCTACCTCACAGACTCCATCTTCTTCCAGGCCCGCAAACAGTTTGTCAAAGGAGGCGACATCATA aaagacagagaggtgaCAAAGAACAACTACAGAAATTCGGATAGATTCCTG CTGGACACCATCTCCGCCATGCCATTCGACTTGCTGTACTTCCAGTTTGGATTCAAATCCATTTTCAGATTCAATCGCCTGCTGAAG GCGGATACATTTTTTGAGTTCAGCGATCGTCTAGAGAGCATCATGACCAAGGCTTACATATGGAG AGTGATTCGGACCATCGGATATCTTCTCTTCATGCTCCACATCAACGCCTGCTTGTACTATGTGGCTTCAGACTACCAGGGCATCGGGGGAACTAAATGGGTCTACTCCGGTCTGGGAAGTGC GTACCTGCGTTGTTACTACTATGCTGTCCGCAGCCTCATCAACATCGGGGGTCTTAACGAACCCCATACCGTCTTTGAGATTACCTTTCAGATGACTAACTTTGTTGTGGCCGTCTTTGTGTTCTCCAGTTTGATTGGACAG ATGAGAGACGTCATCGGTGCAGCCACAGCGGGACAGACCTACTTCAGATCCTCCATGGACGGCACCGTGGACTACATGGTGAACAACCACATCCCCTCCTTGGTGCAGAACCGAGTCCGCACCTGGTACACCTACACCTGGGACGCACAGGGCATGCTGG ACGAGTCTGAGCTGCTGGACAAGATGCCTCTGGTGATGAGAACCGCAATTGCTGTTGACATCAACCTGACCACCTTTCAGAAGATAGATCTTTTCAAG GGCTGTGACCAGCAGATACTGGTGGACATGTTACTGAGGCTCAAGTCTATCGTCTATTTACCTGGAGACTTTGTCGTAAAGAAA GGCGACATCGGCAAAGAGATGTACGTCATCAAAAGTGGAGCGGTGCAGGTGGTGGGAGGACCTGACAACAGCATCGTGTTCGTCACACTGAAGGCCGGCTGCGTGTTCGGAGAAATCAG tctGTTACAATCCTCCAAAGATGGAGGGAACAGGCGGACAGCTAACGTCAAAGCCTACGGCTTCGCCAACCTGTTTGTCCTGGAGAAGAAGGACCTGTTTGACATCCTGGTCCACTACCCGGAGTCTCGGAAAGTGTTGGCCAGGAAGGGAAA gaaACTCATGAAGGCGAAGGGTCCAGCAGCAGCTAAAGccgaagaggaaaagaagaaaggcCTGGCGCTGTCCGGACCCAGACCCCCCACCCCATAA